The following proteins come from a genomic window of Diceros bicornis minor isolate mBicDic1 chromosome 4, mDicBic1.mat.cur, whole genome shotgun sequence:
- the NHLH2 gene encoding helix-loop-helix protein 2, protein MMLSPDQAADSDHPSSAHSDPESLGGADAKVLGSVSDLEPVEEAEGDGKGGSRAALYPHPQQLSREEKRRRRRATAKYRSAHATRERIRVEAFNLAFAELRKLLPTLPPDKKLSKIEILRLAICYISYLNHVLDV, encoded by the coding sequence ATGATGCTGAGTCCAGACCAAGCCGCCGACTCGGACCACCCCAGCTCGGCGCACTCGGACCCGGAGTCGCTGGGCGGCGCGGACGCCAAGGTGCTGGGCAGCGTGTCGGACCTGGAGCCGGTGGAGGAGGCCGAGGGCGACGGCAAGGGCGGCAGCCGGGCCGCGCTGTACCCGCACCCGCAGCAGCTGAGCCGGGAGGAGAAGCGCCGGCGCCGGCGCGCCACGGCCAAGTACCGCTCGGCCCACGCCACCCGCGAGCGCATCCGCGTGGAGGCCTTCAACCTGGCCTTCGCCGAGCTCCGCAAACTGCTGCCCACGCTGCCCCCGGACAAGAAGCTCTCCAAGATCGAGATCCTGCGCCTGGCCATCTGCTACATCTCCTATCTCAACCACGTCCTGGACGTGTAG